The window AGAGCAGCTTAAAAAGCCAATTCGCGTCAGGGTAAAAGGCGCGCCAAACCCGTACAAATGCGGGTAATTCATCCAGCAGGGCAAAATCCCTGGGATGGCGCATCCATCTGGGACGCACGGTCAAAACATCCACCTGGTGTCCCAGCTCGGAAAGGTATTTCACGTTTTTAAGCCCGCGGATGGAAGCCACACCTCCCAGAGGCGGGAAATAAAATGAAATATACAGAATATCAGGCTTGCGCATCGTTTTTTCCAAACAGACCAAGCTTCTTTAAGGCTCCGGATACCAGAGATTTAGCCCAATCGATATCGTAAGGCAAAATCGCGCCCAGCGCTTTCCCCAGCCAAAAATAAGCCAGCAGGAAAACGGCGATGGCAAGCAGTTGGACAATCCATGCCTGTCCAAAAATAATCAGCGGCGCCAAAGCCGCCAGACCCGCCAAAGCCGCTGCCAGAGCGGTTTTAATCAGGGCAGGGAAGGGGAAAAGTTCTCCGAGTTTGAGTTCCAGTTTATTTTGTATCCAAAACAGATAAAGCACTGTGGAAAGCCAGGTTACAAGCACGGTTGCCAGCGCGGCGCCCATCATGCCGATAACCTGCACCAAAATGAGGTTCAAAACCAGGTTCAGCCCCAGTGTAAATAGAGAATTCCAAAGGATATAGCGTGTTTTTTTGAGCGCCATAAAGAGGATGCCGTAGGTGGCGACGCGCAGGGGCAGGATGGCAAGATAAACTTGGAAAAATGGCACGGAAGCCAGATAGTTTTGGGTGTAGAGCAGGCTGATGAGCGGACGCGCGAAAATCAAGCCCAGCGCGGTGATGGGGAAGATGAGCAGGGCGTTTTTGCGCACCGCGGCGCGGTAGGTTTCGTTCATTTTTGCCGGATTGGAGCTGATGTGGGGCAGCAGGATGGCGTTCACGGAATTATTCAAAATCGAGATGAAGGGCAGTTCCATCGCGCCAATGGAAAACACGGCGTATTGGGCGGGACTGAAAAAGCCGGAAATCACCATTTTATCCAGTTGCACAGAGAGCATTCCGAGGATGGATGCCAGGCCCAGAGGCAGGGAATATTGGAATACTTCGCGGTGGAAATCGGGGTCGAAAGTGACGCGGGTTCTATATTTTGCCAGTTTAAAACGAGCGTAGCCCCATTGCAGGAGGGCGGAAATCATCATGCCCAAAACGATGTGATAAAGGTTTTTGCTGATGAGGGCAACGACAAGAATGAGAAAGAAATCCGCCACCACGCTGAATACCGTGAAGGCGGCGGTTTTAGCGGGCTGCTTCAAGCCCAGCATAATCTGGCTGTAAATCTGGGTGACAAACATGAAAAGCGGATAGACCGCGAAAAGTATTAAAAGCTGCGAAAGCTGGGGATTGTGGAAGGTTTTGGCGATGAAGCCACGCAGTAAAAAGATGGCAAGACCAAAGATGAAAGCCAGCAGGGTCACAAGGTTCACGGCGCGGGTGATGAATTCGTTTTTGGAATCCTGATGCTTTAATCTCGGCAAAAAATAGAGCAGGCTTTGCGGAATTCCCAGCAGCAGGAGTGTGGAAAAAGTGTTGTAAATCAGGAAAAGCTGGCGCCAGGAACCGAATTCGGCAGGCAGGAGCAGCCTTGCTAAAACAATGCCTGCCAGGGATTTAAAGCCAAAGCGGATGAACTCCACCGAGGTGAGCATTCCGGCTTGTTTACTGCGATCCTGGGTCATGGCTCCAAATCGGCAAATGAAACTGGGATTTGATATTCAAAGCTGTCTTCATCGCGGAAAAACCCGATGAGGTAATCCCCTGGTGTGATTAAACTTCCATCCCGCAAAACGCCATCCCAATATTCCTGGTTTTGCCCTTTTAGATAAAAATGTTTGCGCTGATAGAAGACTTGTTCTTCCAAATCGCGTATTTGAAGAGTCCAGAGTCCTTCAAAAGGCACCAAGGTTTTCAGGGAATACAGCTTTCCCTGAGCCCAGATGCTGACGTCGGCGGCGAAATTGATTTCTTCCTCTTTAAGGTTGAAATCGGGCAGTTGAACCACTAAATCCGGCGGCGCGTAGATTGAGCCGCAAAGCTGGGCGAGGGCGCCATCTTTGATGAGGTCGTCATAGGAAAAAAGCGCGATGCCGGCAAAGTTTCGAGCCCGACTGTCTTCCACCCTTTCCGCCACATCCAGGATATTGAAGTTTTTGGAGTTTGGTTTCACGGCAAGCGAGGAGCCATTTTCGTTGTAGGCACGCAGTCCCATCCAGACGCGGTGGTTCATGCCAACCGCTTCCGTGGCGCTGGAATTTTCCCGAAATTTGTTCATGCCGGTGGCGTAGTTCATGGGGCAAACAAAATCCACCAAATCGCGCTGCAGCCAATCCTGCCAATCCTGCGCATACCAGGTTGCGGCAGATTTTGGGTCGGGCATCACAGCCGCGCTGAGCGCCAGATTTGGATTGATTTGGCGGGTGAGTTCCCGGATTTT is drawn from Candidatus Cloacimonadota bacterium and contains these coding sequences:
- a CDS encoding oligosaccharide flippase family protein, which produces MTQDRSKQAGMLTSVEFIRFGFKSLAGIVLARLLLPAEFGSWRQLFLIYNTFSTLLLLGIPQSLLYFLPRLKHQDSKNEFITRAVNLVTLLAFIFGLAIFLLRGFIAKTFHNPQLSQLLILFAVYPLFMFVTQIYSQIMLGLKQPAKTAAFTVFSVVADFFLILVVALISKNLYHIVLGMMISALLQWGYARFKLAKYRTRVTFDPDFHREVFQYSLPLGLASILGMLSVQLDKMVISGFFSPAQYAVFSIGAMELPFISILNNSVNAILLPHISSNPAKMNETYRAAVRKNALLIFPITALGLIFARPLISLLYTQNYLASVPFFQVYLAILPLRVATYGILFMALKKTRYILWNSLFTLGLNLVLNLILVQVIGMMGAALATVLVTWLSTVLYLFWIQNKLELKLGELFPFPALIKTALAAALAGLAALAPLIIFGQAWIVQLLAIAVFLLAYFWLGKALGAILPYDIDWAKSLVSGALKKLGLFGKNDAQA
- a CDS encoding family 10 glycosylhydrolase is translated as PSASANAGHFIDPGIPEVQQHILNVVGDLISGYPELDGLHLDYIRYPNSSLGHHPISTSRFNSAKETNPLQWNQWRILQVTSLLEKIRELTRQINPNLALSAAVMPDPKSAATWYAQDWQDWLQRDLVDFVCPMNYATGMNKFRENSSATEAVGMNHRVWMGLRAYNENGSSLAVKPNSKNFNILDVAERVEDSRARNFAGIALFSYDDLIKDGALAQLCGSIYAPPDLVVQLPDFNLKEEEINFAADVSIWAQGKLYSLKTLVPFEGLWTLQIRDLEEQVFYQRKHFYLKGQNQEYWDGVLRDGSLITPGDYLIGFFRDEDSFEYQIPVSFADLEP